The following are from one region of the Aspergillus chevalieri M1 DNA, chromosome 1, nearly complete sequence genome:
- a CDS encoding putative acyl-CoA dehydrogenase (COG:I;~EggNog:ENOG410PFI9;~InterPro:IPR006091,IPR006089,IPR001199,IPR009075, IPR013786,IPR009100,IPR036400,IPR036250,IPR037069;~PFAM:PF02770,PF00173,PF00441,PF02771,PF08028;~go_function: GO:0003995 - acyl-CoA dehydrogenase activity [Evidence IEA];~go_function: GO:0016627 - oxidoreductase activity, acting on the CH-CH group of donors [Evidence IEA];~go_function: GO:0050660 - flavin adenine dinucleotide binding [Evidence IEA];~go_process: GO:0055114 - oxidation-reduction process [Evidence IEA]) — protein MAKTFSKEDVASHSKPDNLWVVIDEDVYDLTQFQEEHPGGKKILSRVAGKDASKQFWKYHNEGVLKKYKGKLQIGSLNTKKAEPAPPAPAPAKEAPKPPAPAPAASTAVASSEPSQPHDPYGDLVPFADPAWYHGYHSPYFNETHEALRTEIREWVESEIEPYVTEWDEGKQVPHKIYKQMGERGYLGGLLGIKYPVNHTPYRVKSVPPERWDHFHEMLLTDELSRAGSGGLVWNLLGGYGIGCPPLVKFGKKELVDRILPGILAGDKRICLAITEPDAGSDVASLGCEAKLTPDGKHYIVNGEKKWITNGHWCDYFTTAVRTGGPGMNGLSLLLIERESGGVSTRRMDCQGVWSSGTTYVTFEDVKVPVENILGKENQGFKVIMTNFNHERIGIVIQCVRFARVCYEESVKYAHKRKTFGKRLIDHPVIRLKLAHMARQIEASYNWLENIIYQCQCMEETEAMLKLGGAIAGLKAQSTTTFEYCAREASQIFGGLSYSRGGQGGKIERLYRDVRAYAIPGGSEEIMLDLSMRQSLRVHKMFGMKL, from the exons ATGGCCAAGACATTTAGCAAGGAAGACGTCGCGTCGCATAGCAAGCCCGATAATCTCTGGGTTGTGATCGATGAAGATGTCTATGACTTGACTCAGTTCCAGGAGGAGCACCCAG GTGGAAAGAAGA TCCTCTCCCGAGTCGCCGGAAAAGATGCCTCGAAGCAGTTCTGGAAATACCACAACGAAGGAGTTCTGAAGAAGTACAAGGGCAAGCTGCAGATTGGATCGTTGAACACCAAGAAGGCTGAGCCTGCACCACCGGCGCCTGCTCCGGCTAAGGAGGCACCCAAGCCCCCTGCTCCTGCGCCTGCTGCTTCGACGGCTGTGGCTTCGTCTGAGCCTTCGCAGCCGCATGATCCGTATGGTGATCTTGTACCGTTCGCCGATCCTGCTTGGTACCATGGC TACCACTCTCCCTACTTCAACGAGACCCACGAAGCCCTCCGCACTGAAATCCGCGAATGGGTCGAGTCCGAAATCGAACCATATGTCACCGAATGGGACGAGGGCAAGCAAGTGCCGCACAAGATCTACAAGCAGATGGGTGAACGCGGCTACCTGGGAGGCTTGCTTGGTATCAAGTACCCTGTCAaccatactccgtacagagtcaAGTCCGTGCCCCCAGAGCGCTGGGACCACTTCCACGAGATGCTCTTGACCGATGAGCTGTCGCGCGCGGGCAGCGGTGGTCTGGTCTGGAACTTGCTCGGTGGTTACGGTATCGGATGCCCGCCGCTCGTCAAGTTCGGCAAGAAGGAGCTTGTTGACAGGATCTTGCCTGGTATCCTGGCTGGTGACAAGCGTATCTGCCTTGCCATTACTGAGCCGGATGCTGGCAGTGATGTTGCCAGCCTTGGGTGCGAGGCTAAGCTCACTCCCGATGGCAAGCACTACATTGTCAATGGTGAGAAGAAGTGGATCACTAACGGACACTGGTGTGATTACTTTACAACTGCGGTTCGTACCGGTGGGCCTGGTATGAACGGTCTCAGTCTGCTTCTGATAGAGAGAGAAAGTGGTGGTGTCAGCACCAGACGGATGGACTGCCAGGGTGTCTGGAGCAGTGGTACTACGTATGTTACCTTTGAAGATGTCAAGGTACCCGTGGAGAACATCCTCGGAAAGGAGAACCAGGGATTCAAGG TAATTATGACCAACTTTAACCATGAGCGCATCGGCATCGTAATCCAATGCGTCCGCTTCGCTCGCGTTTGCTACGAAGAATCCGTCAAATACGCCCACAAGCGCAAAACCTTCGGCAAGCGCCTCATCGACCACCCCGTCATCCGCCTCAAACTCGCCCACATGGCCCGCCAAATCGAAGCCAGCTACAATTGGCTCGAGAATATTATCTACCAATGCCAGTGCATGGAGGAAACCGAAGCCATGCTGAAACTCGGCGGTGCGATTGCTGGTCTCAAGGCGCAGTCGACGACGACATTCGAGTACTGTGCGCGCGAGGCAAGTCAGATCTTTGGGGGGTTGAGTTATAGTCGTGGTGGACAGGGGGGCAAGATCGAGCGGTTGTATCGGGATGTTAGGGCTTATGCTATTCCCGGTGGGAGTGAGGAGATTATGTTGGATTTGAGTATGAGGCAGAGTTTGAGGGTGCATAAGATGTTTGGTATGAAGTTGTGA
- the spt5 gene encoding transcription elongation factor spt5 (BUSCO:EOG09260NXC;~COG:K;~EggNog:ENOG410PFCB;~InterPro:IPR017071,IPR005100,IPR039659,IPR041978, IPR022581,IPR041976,IPR041975,IPR008991,IPR041973, IPR005824,IPR024945,IPR041977,IPR039385,IPR036735, IPR006645,IPR014722;~PFAM:PF03439,PF12815,PF11942;~go_function: GO:0005515 - protein binding [Evidence IEA];~go_process: GO:0006355 - regulation of transcription, DNA-templated [Evidence IEA];~go_process: GO:0006357 - regulation of transcription by RNA polymerase II [Evidence IEA];~go_process: GO:0032784 - regulation of DNA-templated transcription, elongation [Evidence IEA]): MSRNFMNQDFGSEEEDDDDFNPMPAKESDDEEEQVKVQGDEEEEEEEDTNDRSASHARASTNIKEEGGAEEEEEEEEEEEEEEEGGEEQDEEEEDEEEEEEDDDEEAVSSRPRKRRRRGGVHNFIEEEAGVDEEEEEGDEEEDEMGEFGGEMHPDDMDALPMGAETDDRRHRQLDRQRELEASMDAEKQAQMLKERYGRNRAAATDAVVVPKRLLLPSVDDPSIWGVRCKPGKEREVVFAIQKRIEERPPGSRKPVKIISAFERGGAMSGYIYCEARRQADVMEALQDMTNVYPRSKVILVPVKEMPDLLRVQKSEELVPGGWVRIKRGKYMNDLAQIEEVETNGLEVTVRLVPRLDYGLNEDTSAPVVDPKRKRPGMNLAVARPPQRLFSEAEAKKKHGKYLSATSGLGGKSWNYLGETYIDGFLIKDMKVQHLITKNVNPRLEEVTMFARGSEDGTSNLDLASLAETLKNSTAEDAYLPGDPVEVFRGEQQGLVGRTSSTRGDIVTIQVTEGDLEGQLIDAPVKSLRKRFREGDHVKVIGGSRYQDELGMVVQVKDDTVTLLSDMSMQEITVFSKDLRLSTETGVDGKLGMFDVHDLVQLDAATVACVIKVDRESLKCLDQNGSIRTVLPTQVANKITPRRDAVATDRNGAEIRHGDTVREVYGEQRNGVILHIHRSFLFLHNKAQAENAGIIVVRTTNVLTVSAKGGRSTGPDLTKMNPALMGNGMAGAGRGMPPPKSFGRDRMLGKTVLVRKGPFKGLVGIVKDSTDVQARVELHSKSKLVTIPKELLVVKNPVTGQTVDISRGRGGPRVPNGASAAPPSSWSGGRTPMAAADSSRTPAWGGPSSARTPAWGGLGGGSRTPAWKMDGSRTSNPYDGNRTAYGGFGGGGRTPAWNAGARTPYGGSSGMSDFDAFASGSRTPAWGGGGANVGNRTPAWSAGGMAGSGSKDSRGYDAPTPGAYAAPTPGSYAAPTPGLSAPTPGGWADSAPTPGAFNAPTPGGAAATPGGYGDGDDGGPRYDESPSP, encoded by the exons ATGTCACGCAACTTTATGAACCAGGATTTCGGCtctgaggaggaagacgatgatgactTTAATCCCATGCCTGCAAAGGAATccgacgatgaggaggaacAAGTAAAG GTACAgggcgatgaagaagaagaggaagaggaagacaccAACGACCGGAGTGCCTCTCACGCGCGAGCGAGCACCAATATAAAAGAAGAGGGCGGcgctgaagaagaggaagaagaagaagaagaagaagaagaagaagaagagggtggCGAAGAgcaggatgaggaagaggaggacgaagaagaggaagaggaagatgacgatgaagaagccGTTTCG AGTCGTCCCCGCAAGcgcagaagaagaggaggtgTGCACAACTTcattgaagaagaggctggtgtcgatgaagaggaagaagaaggcgatgaggaggaagacgaaaTGGGCGAGTTTGGAGGCGAGATGCACCCTGACGATATGGATGCTTTGCCCATGGGCGCAGAAACGGACGACCGCCGGCACCGACAACTAGATCGTCAGCGTGAACTCGAAGCGAGCATGGATGCGGAGAAGCAGGCTCAGATGCTCAAGGAGCGTTATGGTCGGAACCGGGCTGCTGCGACTGATGCCGTCGTCGTCCCCAAGCGACTGCTTCTCCCCAGTGTCGACGATCCCAGCATCTGGGGTGTTCGTTGCAAACCCGGCAAGGAACGGGAAGTTGTGTTCGCCATTCAGAAGCGCATCGAAGAAAGACCACCAGGCTCGAGGAAACCCGTCAAAATTATCTCCGCATTTGAGCGTGGGGGTGCTATGAGCGGTTATATCTATTGTGAAGCACGCAGACAGGCGGATGTCATGGAAGCACTGCAAGACATGACAAACGTCTACCCCAGATCGAAGGTCATCCTGGTCCCCGTGAAGGAAATGCCCGACCTTCTCCGGGTTCAGAAGTCGGAAGAACTCGTCCCTGGTGGATGGGTACGTATCAAGCGTGggaagtacatgaatgatcTGGCCcagattgaggaggttgagacAAATGGTCTCGAAGTCACAGTTAGGCTGGTTCCACGACTAGATTATGGTTTGAACGAAGATACCAGTGCTCCTGTGGTGGATCCAAAGAGGAAGCGTCCTGGTATGAATCTGGCAGTCGCACGGCCACCGCAGCGTTTGTTCAGTGAAGCAGAAGCCAAGAAAAAGCATGGCAAGTATCTGTCCGCTACGTCGGGTCTGGGTGGGAAGTCGTGGAACTATCTTGGCGAAACCTACATTGACGGTTTCCTGATCAAGGACATGAAGGTCCAGCATCTTATCACAAAGAATGTCAACCCGCGCCTCGAGGAAGTTACCATGTTTGCTCGTGGCTCTGAGGACGGCACGTCGAATCTGGATCTTGCCTCTCTCGCCGAGACACTCAAGAACTCTACGGCTGAGGATGCATACCTTCCAGGTGATCCCGTGGAAGTTTTCAGGGGTGAACAGCAGGGATTGGTTGGCCGCACCAGTTCGACAAGAGGTGATATCGTCACTATTCAAGTAACCGAAGGAGATCTGGAAGGGCAATTGATCGATGCACCCGTTAAATCTCTTCGGAAACGTTTCAGAGAAGGTGACCATGTCAAGGTCATTGGCGGCAGCAGATACCAAGATGAGCTTGGTATGGTGGTACAAGTCAAGGATGATACAGTGACCTTGCTCAGTGACATGAGCATGCAAGAAATCACGGTCTTCAGTAAAGATCTTCGACTTTCCACTGAGACTGGTGTTGACGGAAAGCTGGGAATGTTTGATGTCCATGATCTCGTCCAACTAGA TGCCGCTACCGTTGCTTGTGTAATCAAGGTCGACCGCGAGTCACTAAAATGCTTGGACCAAAACGGCTCAATTCGGACTGTCCTTCCTACCCAGGTCGCAAATAAGATCACTCCACGCCGGGACGCAGTGGCAACAGACCGCAACGGTGCTGAGATCCGGCATGGGGATACTGTTCGTGAGGTGTATGGAGAGCAAAGAAACGGTGTCATCCTTCATATCCATCGTTCGTTCCTATTCCTGCACAACAAGGCACAGGCTGAAAACGCAGGCATCATCGTTGTACGCACAACGAATGTTCTCACAGTGTCAGCCAAGGGAGGCAGATCCACCGGCCCCGATTTGACCAAGATGAACCCGGCTTTGATGGGCAATGGTATGGCCGGTGCTGGCCGCGGAATGCCTCCTCCCAAGAGCTTTGGTCGCGATCGAATGCTTGGAAAAACCGTGTTGGTCAGGAAGGGTCCCTTCAAGGGTCTTGTTGGTATTGTCAAGGATTCCACAGATGTGCAAGCTCGTGTCGAACTGCATTCGAAGAGTAAGCTGGTGACGATACCAAAGGAATTGCTTGTTGTCAAGAA CCCTGTTACCGGACAAACCGTCGATATCTCCCGTGGGAGGGGTGGTCCGCGCGTTCCCAACGGTGCCTCTGCTGCACCACCGTCGAGCTGGAGCGGCGGACGTACCCCTATGGCAGCTGCCGATTCTTCCAGGACACCTGCTTGGGGAGGTCCTTCGTCTGCACGGA CACCCGCCTGGGGCGGTCTCGGTGGTGGTTCTCGTACTCCCGCCTGGAAAATGGACGGCTCTCGCACATCAAACCCTTACGACGGCAACCGCACGGCCTACGGCGGATTCGGCGGTGGCGGACGCACCCCAGCTTGGAACGCAGGCGCCCGTACACCATACGGCGGCAGCTCCGGCATGAGCGACTTCGACGCCTTCGCATCCGGATCCCGAACACCAGCCTGGGGCGGCGGTGGTGCAAACGTAGGAAACCGCACACCCGCCTGGTCTGCCGGCGGCATGGCGGGCAGTGGCAGCAAAGACTCACGCGGTTACGATGCCCCAACACCCGGTGCGTACGCTGCTCCCACGCCTGGTTCGTATGCCGCCCCGACTCCGGGTCTATCTGCGCCTACGCCCGGTGGATGGGCTGATAGTGCGCCGACACCGGGTGCGTTTAATGCACCGACTCCTGGCGGTGCGGCTGCTACTCCGGGGGGTTATGGTGATGGGGACGATGGTGGGCCGCGGTatgatgagtctcctagTCCTTGA
- the triA gene encoding putative mRNA capping nucleoside-triphosphatase (BUSCO:EOG09264P4J;~COG:A;~EggNog:ENOG410PR9U;~InterPro:IPR004206,IPR040343,IPR033469,IPR037009;~PFAM:PF02940;~go_function: GO:0004651 - polynucleotide 5'-phosphatase activity [Evidence IEA]): MDLRSIINTESASNSDSSSSENRPPVHERSSFAAPAPPATPYAPSSRESFAAPAPYNHPQPHPQPVELLSSPYTPHSASAGVQQHSPQQSFAPKRSQSIQSVLSSDPAPSYPYHPKDHSPVAAPQPLPSQQFSPRTQRSLPGTALGPPPAFARSSPSSVRPQSSGHESQPGQPPSSWVGQESVHSHDQKPLVSPSAQSRPSWQDSKLVEQTPRHHSAASEKEHEETVSPRTVGTPHTRQGSSIGPADQAAASSARSHSHSEEQGWKQSPTRSLSHSSQQQPQQYQQTPVDLEDKAQSLPSQMDTTPDVTASPSSQPPRRKRRRFNEPPIYAQRSRHARGTGPVIKNPLPPVPKHMRNSPSNPWSARARSSAASVSGSSVRASSQGPLKVHADEPIPANGPPVQAAPSAPAVPVTPLAPAPPQSQPGSLGAWEPSITGYIPHEDMTKLVCDFLFQHVVLRNDVGAGPAGSGATGQGAIIEVEAKLGKHIDQDRRERLYLPVMTETILNRENSRFRTSFESSMSLAQHRAMNNFLNDIVKAAMPNSNPGRIPLSYAHKKERDTFYEVPPSELPPLIRQNLNPRHKPRVRVTTDQKTGEILAKIVKIRIADLNVLSPRTCVDYRISVNLEMNYDGDVNHLPVVDTNSDGGKARDRNKDRMSYRHLAYQVDLTQVAKSESAKNEFDHELEVEISAAEIRRQGQLAMAGDPKNQYEDLVKGFLDNIRVLARAVPPQ, from the exons ATGGATTTGCGCAGCATCATCAACACCGAAAGCGCATCCAATTCTgactcctcttcctctgaGAATCGCCCTCCAGTCCATGAGAGATCCTCGTTcgctgctcctgctcctcccgCGACTCCTTATGCGCCCTCTTCGCGTGAATCATTTGCAGCGCCCGCGCCTTACAACCATCCTCAACCGCATCCCCAACCGGTTGAACTACTGAGCTCCCCCTATACACCGCACTCTGCCAGTGCTGGGGTCCAACAGCACTCACCGCAACAATCGTTCGCGCCGAAGCGGTCTCAATCAATTCAATCTGTCCTTTCCTCCGACCCTGCCCCCAGCTACCCATACCACCCCAAAGATCACTCTCCCGTCGCCGCGCCGCAACCCTTGCCATCACAGCAATTTTCGCCTCGCACTCAAAGATCGTTGCCCGGAACCGCTCTTGGTCCACCTCCGGCGTTTGCGCGCAGTTCTCCCTCCTCCGTGCGCCCCCAGTCATCCGGACACGAGTCCCAACCAGGCCAACCCCCCAGTTCTTGGGTCGGGCAAGAGTCTGTTCATAGTCACGATCAAAAGCCGCTCGTATCCCCTTCTGCGCAATCGCGACCCTCCTGGCAGGATTCGAAACTTGTGGAACAGACCCCGCGACATCATTCAGCCGCGTCGGAGAAGGAGCACGAGGAGACTGTGAGCCCGAGGACAGTTGGCACCCCGCATACTCGTCAAGGAAGCTCTATAGGACCTGCGGATCAGGCGGCTGCGTCATCCGCACGAAGCCATAGTCACAGCGAAGAGCAAGGTTGGAAGCAGAGCCCTACAAGGTCCTTATCTCACTCttcgcagcagcaaccgcaACAATACCAACAAACACCCGTGGACTTGGAGGACAAGGCTCAATCGTTGCCGTCACAAATGGACACCACACCTGATGTTACAGCAAGTCCCAGTTCCCAGCCGCCCAGGCGCAAGAGGAGACGCTTCAATGAACCGCCTATCTATGCGCAAAGATCCCGGCATGCCCGCGGAACAGGTCCTGTCATCAAGAACCCACTTCCACCAGTTCCGAAGCACATGCGAAATTCACCATCTAATCCGTGGTCGGCGCGCGCTCGGTCGTCCGCTGCTAGCGTCTCAGGTAGCTCAGTGCGCGCATCTTCGCAAGGACCGCTCAAGGTTCATGCGGATGAACCTATTCCTGCCAATGGCCCCCCGGTGCAAGCTGCTCCTTCTGCTCCTGCTGTCCCTGTCACCCCCCTTGCCCCCGCCCCACCACAATCGCAACCTGGATCTCTTGGTGCATGGGAACCGTCCATCACAGGTTATATTCCGCATGAAGACATGACCAAATTGGTGTGCGATTTCTTGTTCCAGCATGTCGTTCTGCGAAATGATGTTGGTGCAGGTCCAGCAGGCTCAGGTGCTACTGGCCAAGGGGCCATCATCGAGGTGGAAGCCAAATTGGGAAAGCACATCGACCAGGATCGAAGGGAGAGGTTATACCTACCAGTGATGACAGAAACTATCCTTAACCGAGAGAATTCGCGTTTCCGGACATCGTTTGAGAGTTCAATGAGCTTG GCCCAACACCGCGCAATGAACAATTTCCTCAACGACATCGTCAAAGCCGCCATGCCCAACAGCAACCCAGGCCGCATCCCCCTCTCCTACGCCCACAAAAAAGAACGCGATACCTTCTACGAAGTCCCCCCATCAGAGCTCCCCCCACTGATTAGACAAAACCTCAACCCGCGCCACAAGCCCCGAGTCCGCGTAACCACCGACCAAAAAACCGGCGAAATCCTAGCCAAAATTGTCAAAATCCGAATCGCGGATCTGAACGTCCTCAGCCCCCGAACCTGCGTCGACTACCGGATCAGCGTAAACTTGGAAATGAACTACGATGGCGACGTCAACCATCTCCCTGTCGTCGATACCAATTCGGATGGCGGCAAGGCGCGGGATCGGAACAAGGACCGTATGAGCTATCGGCATTTGGCGTACCAGGTCGATCTTACGCAGGTTGCCAAATCGGAG TCCGCGAAGAACGAATTCGACCACGAACTCGAAGTCGAAATCTCTGCCGCCGAAATCCGCCGTCAGGGACAGCTAGCCATGGCCGGGGATCCCAAAAACCAGTACGAAGACCTGGTTAAAGGATTCCTGGATAATATACGGGTATTGGCGAGAGCTGTGCCGCCACAATAA
- a CDS encoding acyltransferase family protein (COG:I;~EggNog:ENOG410PMTM;~InterPro:IPR002656;~PFAM:PF01757;~TransMembrane:8 (i94-113o133-156i186-205o264-285i359-380o400-416i437-455o467-488i);~go_function: GO:0016747 - transferase activity, transferring acyl groups other than amino-acyl groups [Evidence IEA]), with the protein MSHDKDHRRSPSPTVEIPLHTLEPNSSPYPHSHPAEHGHSKQSKKHLADDWADTIDLMLTKLGVALTPSFLQHHVGGQPSPPAKQHAIAALDGLRGWASLLVFNFHFLFTYTWKVAVGWGFNGENYALWQLPILHMAVSGHIMVAIFFVLSGYVLSYKPLKLIRSRSWEQTFTTLASSTFRRAFRLYIPSFVGITLVMLAVRAGVYDYSHRVINHGHTIQGTNEQHPPIYKYFYNQYWDYYLTLANLIDPFNWSLYYNYYNPHLWTIPVEFRCSVVLFLTILGTSRLRTSMRMSMVACLLWFCMRYGRWDVVLFLSGNLLAEIDLINGTWEHPRSPLSSSAKMGPEWLPLQLRPLRRNFWITVFVAGLYFGSCPNIGFKWTPFYMWLWDLTPRYYPEPHRFPQTIGAILIVLGINRSPDIQKFFNHPLSQYLGKISFAFYIVHGPILHSLGYSLMPNIWSVVGKETNFQYCFGFLVGWVICLPLAIWLGDIYWRAVDIPSVKFARWLEDKVITKHPEGQRDGHVH; encoded by the coding sequence ATGTCGCACGACAAGGACCATCGTCGGTCTCCTTCTCCGACCGTTGAGATTCCCCTCCATACTCTCGAACCGAATAGCAGTCCCTACCCGCATTCGCACCCTGCCGAACACGGACACTCCAAGCAGAGCAAAAAACACTTGGCAGATGACTGGGCCGATACTATTGATCTTATGCTCACGAAACTGGGCGTCGCCCTCACACCAAGCTTTCTACAGCATCATGTAGGCGGCCAGCCGTCTCCGCCCGCAAAGCAGCATGCGATCGCAGCGCTCGACGGCCTGCGCGGTTGGGCCTCGCTACTTGTTTTCAACTTCCATTTCCTCTTTACCTATACCTGGAAGGTCGCGGTCGGTTGGGGATTCAATGGCGAGAATTATGCGCTCTGGCAGCTACCCATCCTCCACATGGCTGTCTCGGGCCATATCATGGTCGCAATCTTCTTCGTTCTTTCTGGCTACGTGCTCTCCTATAAACCATTGAAGTTGATCCGAAGTCGCTCGTGGGAGCAGACCTTCACTACGCTCGCATCGTCTACTTTCCGTCGTGCGTTCCGGCTCTATATTCCCTCGTTCGTGGGCATCACTCTGGTCATGCTGGCCGTGCGCGCAGGCGTGTACGACTATTCGCACCGAGTGATCAACCATGGCCACACTATCCAAGGGACCAACGAACAACACCCACCCATTTACAAGTACTTCTATAATCAATACTGGGATTACTACCTGACGCTGGCAAACCTCATCGATCCGTTTAACTGGTCCCTGTATTACAACTACTACAACCCTCATCTCTGGACCATCCCTGTTGAGTTCCGCTGCTCAgttgttctctttctcacAATTCTTGGTACTTCGCGCCTTCGCACATCAATGCGCATGTCCATGGTGGCTTGTTTACTATGGTTTTGCATGCGCTACGGCCGTTGGGACGTTGTGCTTTTCCTCTCCGGGAACCTGCTGGCAGAGATTGACTTGATCAACGGCACTTGGGAACATCCAAGGTCACCGCTGTCATCATCTGCGAAGATGGGCCCCGAATGGCTACCCTTGCAGCTCCGTCCCTTAAGACGTAATTTCTGGATCACCGTCTTCGTCGCAGGCCTATACTTTGGTTCCTGTCCCAACATCGGTTTCAAATGGACTCCCTTCTACATGTGGCTTTGGGACCTCACCCCAAGATATTACCCAGAACCGCATCGTTTCCCACAGACGATCGGTGCTATCTTGATTGTTCTGGGAATCAACCGCTCCCCCGACATTCAGAAATTCTTCAACCACCCTCTCTCACAGTATCTAGGCAAGATCTCCTTTGCGTTCTATATCGTGCATGGGCCCATTCTTCATTCTCTTGGATACTCACTCATGCCCAACATCTGGAGTGTTGTCGGCAAGGAGACGAATTTCCAGTATTGTTTTGGGTTCTTAGTTGGATGGGTAATCTGTCTTCCTTTGGCTATCTGGTTGGGTGATATCTATTGGCGCGCCGTTGATATCCCAAGTGTTAAATTTGCCCGCTGGCTGGAAGATAAGGTAATCACAAAGCATCCGGAGGGTCAGCGGGATGGGCATGTCCATTAA